One window of the Trifolium pratense cultivar HEN17-A07 linkage group LG2, ARS_RC_1.1, whole genome shotgun sequence genome contains the following:
- the LOC123909638 gene encoding alkaline ceramidase-like, producing MAETISSFWGPVTSTKECCEENYAHSTYIAELYNTISNIPTIILALIGLINALRQRFEKRFSILHLSNMILAIGSMLYHATLQRVQQQGDETPMVWEVLLYMYILYSPDWHHRSTMPIFLFLYGAGFATAHSVFRFGVGFKVHYVVLCLLCTPRMCKYYIYTQDVSAKRLAKLFLGTLVLGSLFGFCDRVFCKEISRWPINPQGHALWHVFMGFNSYFANTFLMFCRAEQRGWSPKVVYLLGVLPYVKIEKPKSQ from the exons ATGGCAGAAACTATTTCTAGTTTCTGGGGTCCAGTCACATCCACCAAGGAGTGTTGTGAAGAAAATTATGCACATTCGACATACATTGCAGAACTTTATAACACTATATCCAATATTCCCACAATTATTTTGGCTCTGATTGGTCTTATAAATGCTCTAAGACAGCGATTTGAGAAAAGATTCAGTATCCTTCATCTATCAAACATGATACTTGCCATTGGGAGCATGTTGTACCACGCCACACTGCAACGAGT GCAACAGCAAGGGGATGAAACTCCAATGGTGTGGGAGGTGCTGCTGTACATGTACATCCTCTACTCTCCAGATTGGCATCATCGCAGTACAATGCCCATCTTCCTATTTTTGTATGGTGCTGGTTTTGCAACTGCCCATTCAGTATTCCGTTTTGGTGTTGGCTTCAAAGTGCATTATGTTGTTCTGTGTCTGCTCTGTACTCCAAGAATGTGCAAGTATTACATTTACACTCAAGATGTTTCAGCCAAGCGGCTAGCTAAGCTATTTTTAGGTACTCTTGTATTAGGCAGTCTGTTTGGGTTTTGTGATCGTGTTTTCTGCAAGGAGATATCCCGTTGGCCTATTAACCCTCAGGGTCATGCTTTGTGGCATGTCTTCATGGGTTTCAATTCCTACTTTGCAAACACATTCTTGATGTTTTGCCGTGCTGAACAGCGTGGGTGGTCTCCAAAAGTTGTTTATTTACTGGGTGTTTTACCTTATGTGAAGATTGAGAAACCAAAAAGCCAGTGA
- the LOC123909764 gene encoding alkaline ceramidase-like, translating to MAETISSFWGPVTSTKECCEENYVHSSYIAELYNTISNIPAIILALIGLINALRQRFEKRFSILHLSNMILAIGSMLYHATLQRVQQQGDETPMVWEVLLYMYILYSPDWRHRSTMPIFLFLYGAGFATAHAVFRYGVGFKIHYIVLCLLCTPRMYKYYIYTQDVLAKRLAKLYLGTLLLGSLFGFCDRVFCEEISRWPINPQGHALWHVFMGFNSYFANTFLMFCRAEQRGWSPKVVYLLGVLPYVKIEKPKSQ from the exons ATGGCAGAAACTATTTCTAGCTTTTGGGGTCCAGTCACATCCACCAAAGAGTGTTGCGAAGAAAATTATGTACATTCGTCTTACATTGCAGAACTTTATAACACTATATCCAATATTCCGGCAATCATTTTGGCTTTGATTGGTCTTATAAATGCTTTAAGACAGCGATTCGAGAAAAGGTTCAGTATCCTTCATCTATCAAACATGATACTTGCCATTGGGAGTATGTTGTACCACGCCACACTGCAACGAGT GCAACAGCAAGGGGATGAAACTCCTATGGTGTGGGAGGTGCTGCTGTACATGTACATCCTCTACTCTCCAGATTGGCGTCATCGCAGTACAATGCCCATCTTCCTATTTTTGTATGGTGCTGGTTTTGCAACTGCCCACGCAGTGTTCCGCTATGGTGTTGGCTTCAAAATTCATTATATTGTTCTATGTCTGCTCTGTACTCCAAGAATGTACAAGTATTACATTTACACTCAAGATGTTTTAGCCAAGCGGCTAGCTAAGCTATATTTAGGTACTCTTCTGTTAGGCAGTTTGTTTGGGTTTTGTGATCGTGTTTTCTGCGAGGAGATATCGCGTTGGCCTATTAACCCTCAGGGTCATGCTTTGTGGCATGTCTTCATGGGTTTCAATTCCTACTTTGCAAACACATTCTTGATGTTTTGCCGTGCTGAACAGCGTGGGTGGTCTCCAAAAGTTGTTTATTTATTGGGTGTTTTACCTTATGTGAAGATTGAGAAACCAAAAAGCCAATGA